From Oncorhynchus keta strain PuntledgeMale-10-30-2019 unplaced genomic scaffold, Oket_V2 Un_contig_27604_pilon_pilon, whole genome shotgun sequence, the proteins below share one genomic window:
- the LOC127922907 gene encoding uncharacterized PPE family protein PPE21-like isoform X5 — protein sequence MLATDNTRFQMLATDNTRFQTLATDNTRFQTLATDNTRFQTLATDNTRFQTLATGNTRFQTLATDNTRFQTLAADYTRFQMLAADYTRFQMLATDNTRFQTLAADNTRFQTLAADYTRFQMLAADYTRFQMLATDNTRFQTLATGNTRFQMLAAGNTRFQTLAAGNTRFQTLATGNTRFQTLATDNTRFQTLAAGNTRFQTLAADNTRFQMLAAGNTRFQTLATDNTRFQTLATDNTRFQTLATGNTRFQMLAAGNTRFQMLAAGNTRFQTLATDNTRFQTLAAGNTRFQTLATGNTRFQTLATGNTRFQTLATDNTRFQTLATGNTRFQTLATGNTRFQTLATGNTRFQTLATGNTRFQTLATGNTRFQTLATDNTRFQTLATGNTRFQTLATDNTRFRTLATGNTRFQTLATGNTRFQTLATGNTRFQTLATGNTRFQTLATDNTRFRTLATGNTRFRTLATDNTRFQTLATDNTRFRTLATGNTRFRTLATGNTRFQTLAADYTRFQAGTKGVIVVL from the exons ATGCTAGCTACAGACAACACCAGGTTTCAGATGCTAGCTACAGAcaacaccaggtttcagacgctagctacagacaacaccaggtttcagacgctagctacagacaacaccaggtttcagacgctagctacagacaacaccaggtttcagacgctagctacaggcaacaccaggtttcagacgctagctacagacaacaccaggtttcagacgctagctGCAGACTACACCAGGTTTCAGATGCTAGCTGCAGACTACACCAGGTTTCAGATGCTAGCTACAGAcaacaccaggtttcagacgctagctgcagacaacaccaggtttcagacgctagctGCAGACTACACCAGGTTTCAGATGCTAGCTGCAGACTACACCAGGTTTCAGATGCTAGCTACAGAcaacaccaggtttcagacgctagctacagGCAACACCAGGTTTCAGATGCTAGCTGCAGgcaacaccaggtttcagacgctagctgcaggcaacaccaggtttcagacgctagctacaggcaacaccaggtttcagacgctagctacagacaacaccaggtttcagacgctagctgcaggcaacaccaggtttcagacgctagctGCAGACAACACCAGGTTTCAGATGCTAGCTGCAGgcaacaccaggtttcagacgctagctacagacaacaccaggtttcagacgctagctacagacaacaccaggtttcagacgctagctacagGCAACACCAGGTTTCAGATGCTAGCTGCAGGCAACACCAGGTTTCAGATGCTAGCTGCAGgcaacaccaggtttcagacgctagctacagacaacaccaggtttcagacgctagctgcaggcaacaccaggtttcagacgctagctacaggcaacaccaggtttcagacgctagctacaggcaacaccaggtttcagacgctagctacagacaacaccag gtttcagacgctagctacaggcaacaccaggtttcagacgctagctacaggcaacaccaggtttcagacgctagctacaggcaacaccaggtttcagacgctagctacaggcaacaccaggtttcagacgctagctacaggcaacaccaggtttcagacgctagctacagacaacaccaggtttcagacgctagctacaggcaacaccaggtttcagacgTTAGCTACAGACAACACCAGGTTCAGGACGCTAGCTACAGgcaacaccaggtttcagacgctagctacaggcaacaccaggtttcagacgctagctacaggcaacaccaggtttcagacgctagctacaggcaacaccaggtttcagacgctagctacagACAACACCAGGTTCAGGACGCTAGCTACAGGCAACACCAGGTTCAGGACGCTAGCTACAGAcaacaccaggtttcagacgctagctacagACAACACCAGGTTCAGGACGCTAGCTACAGGCAACACCAGGTTTAGGACGCTAGCTACAGgcaacaccaggtttcagacgctagctGCAGACTACACCAGGTTTCAGGCAGGAACGAAAGGCGTTATTGTTGTGCTTTGA
- the LOC127922907 gene encoding uncharacterized PPE family protein PPE16-like isoform X39: MLATDNTRFQMLATDNTRFQTLATDNTRFQTLATDNTRFQTLATDNTRFQTLATGNTRFQTLATDNTRFQTLAADYTRFQMLAADYTRFQMLATDNTRFQTLAADNTRFQTLAADYTRFQMLAADYTRFQMLATDNTRFQTLATGNTRFQMLAAGNTRFQTLAAGNTRFQTLATGNTRFQTLATGNTRFQTLATGNTRFQTLATDNTRFQTLATGNTRFQTLATGNTRFQTLATGNTRFQTLATGNTRFQTLATGNTRFQTLATDNTRFQTLATGNTRFQTLATDNTRFRTLATGNTRFQTLATGNTRFQTLATGNTRFQTLATGNTRFQTLATDNTRFRTLATGNTRFRTLATDNTRFQTLATDNTRFRTLATGNTRFRTLATGNTRFQTLAADYTRFQAGTKGVIVVL; the protein is encoded by the exons ATGCTAGCTACAGACAACACCAGGTTTCAGATGCTAGCTACAGAcaacaccaggtttcagacgctagctacagacaacaccaggtttcagacgctagctacagacaacaccaggtttcagacgctagctacagacaacaccaggtttcagacgctagctacaggcaacaccaggtttcagacgctagctacagacaacaccaggtttcagacgctagctGCAGACTACACCAGGTTTCAGATGCTAGCTGCAGACTACACCAGGTTTCAGATGCTAGCTACAGAcaacaccaggtttcagacgctagctgcagacaacaccaggtttcagacgctagctGCAGACTACACCAGGTTTCAGATGCTAGCTGCAGACTACACCAGGTTTCAGATGCTAGCTACAGAcaacaccaggtttcagacgctagctacagGCAACACCAGGTTTCAGATGCTAGCTGCAGgcaacaccaggtttcagacgctagctgcaggcaacaccaggtttcagacgctagctacaggcaacaccag gtttcagacgctagctacaggcaacaccaggtttcagacgctagctacaggcaacaccaggtttcagacgctagctacagacaacaccag gtttcagacgctagctacaggcaacaccaggtttcagacgctagctacaggcaacaccaggtttcagacgctagctacaggcaacaccaggtttcagacgctagctacaggcaacaccaggtttcagacgctagctacaggcaacaccaggtttcagacgctagctacagacaacaccaggtttcagacgctagctacaggcaacaccaggtttcagacgTTAGCTACAGACAACACCAGGTTCAGGACGCTAGCTACAGgcaacaccaggtttcagacgctagctacaggcaacaccaggtttcagacgctagctacaggcaacaccaggtttcagacgctagctacaggcaacaccaggtttcagacgctagctacagACAACACCAGGTTCAGGACGCTAGCTACAGGCAACACCAGGTTCAGGACGCTAGCTACAGAcaacaccaggtttcagacgctagctacagACAACACCAGGTTCAGGACGCTAGCTACAGGCAACACCAGGTTTAGGACGCTAGCTACAGgcaacaccaggtttcagacgctagctGCAGACTACACCAGGTTTCAGGCAGGAACGAAAGGCGTTATTGTTGTGCTTTGA
- the LOC127922907 gene encoding uncharacterized PPE family protein PPE21-like isoform X12, with product MLATDNTRFQMLATDNTRFQTLATDNTRFQTLATDNTRFQTLATDNTRFQTLATGNTRFQTLATDNTRFQTLAADYTRFQMLAADYTRFQMLATDNTRFQTLAADNTRFQTLAADYTRFQMLAADYTRFQMLATDNTRFQTLATGNTRFQMLAAGNTRFQTLAAGNTRFQTLATGNTRFQTLATDNTRFQTLAAGNTRFQTLAADNTRFQMLAAGNTRFQTLATDNTRFQTLATDNTRFQTLATGNTRFQMLAAGNTRFQMLAAGNTRFQTLATDNTRFQTLAAGNTRFQTLATGNTRFQTLATGNTRFQTLATDNTRFQTLATDNTRFQTLATGNTRFQTLATGNTRFQTLATGNTRFQTLATGNTRFQTLATGNTRFQTLATDNTRFQTLATGNTRFQTLATGNTRFQTLATGNTRFQTLATGNTRFQTLATDNTRFRTLATGNTRFRTLATDNTRFQTLATDNTRFRTLATGNTRFRTLATGNTRFQTLAADYTRFQAGTKGVIVVL from the exons ATGCTAGCTACAGACAACACCAGGTTTCAGATGCTAGCTACAGAcaacaccaggtttcagacgctagctacagacaacaccaggtttcagacgctagctacagacaacaccaggtttcagacgctagctacagacaacaccaggtttcagacgctagctacaggcaacaccaggtttcagacgctagctacagacaacaccaggtttcagacgctagctGCAGACTACACCAGGTTTCAGATGCTAGCTGCAGACTACACCAGGTTTCAGATGCTAGCTACAGAcaacaccaggtttcagacgctagctgcagacaacaccaggtttcagacgctagctGCAGACTACACCAGGTTTCAGATGCTAGCTGCAGACTACACCAGGTTTCAGATGCTAGCTACAGAcaacaccaggtttcagacgctagctacagGCAACACCAGGTTTCAGATGCTAGCTGCAGgcaacaccaggtttcagacgctagctgcaggcaacaccaggtttcagacgctagctacaggcaacaccaggtttcagacgctagctacagacaacaccaggtttcagacgctagctgcaggcaacaccaggtttcagacgctagctGCAGACAACACCAGGTTTCAGATGCTAGCTGCAGgcaacaccaggtttcagacgctagctacagacaacaccaggtttcagacgctagctacagacaacaccaggtttcagacgctagctacagGCAACACCAGGTTTCAGATGCTAGCTGCAGGCAACACCAGGTTTCAGATGCTAGCTGCAGgcaacaccaggtttcagacgctagctacagacaacaccaggtttcagacgctagctgcaggcaacaccaggtttcagacgctagctacaggcaacaccaggtttcagacgctagctacaggcaacaccaggtttcagacgctagctacagacaacaccaggtttcagacgctagctacagacaacaccaggtttcagacgctagctacaggcaacaccaggtttcagacgctagctacaggcaacaccaggtttcagacgctagctacaggcaacaccaggtttcagacgctagctacaggcaacaccaggtttcagacgctagctacaggcaacaccaggtttcagacgctagctacagacaacaccaggtttcagacgctagctacaggcaacaccag gtttcagacgctagctacaggcaacaccaggtttcagacgctagctacaggcaacaccaggtttcagacgctagctacaggcaacaccaggtttcagacgctagctacagACAACACCAGGTTCAGGACGCTAGCTACAGGCAACACCAGGTTCAGGACGCTAGCTACAGAcaacaccaggtttcagacgctagctacagACAACACCAGGTTCAGGACGCTAGCTACAGGCAACACCAGGTTTAGGACGCTAGCTACAGgcaacaccaggtttcagacgctagctGCAGACTACACCAGGTTTCAGGCAGGAACGAAAGGCGTTATTGTTGTGCTTTGA
- the LOC127922907 gene encoding uncharacterized PPE family protein PPE21-like isoform X15: MLATDNTRFQMLATDNTRFQTLATDNTRFQTLATDNTRFQTLATDNTRFQTLATGNTRFQTLATDNTRFQMLAADYTRFQTLAADYTRFQMLAADYTRFQMLATDNTRFQTLATGNTRFQMLAAGNTRFQTLAAGNTRFQTLATGNTRFQTLATDNTRFQTLAAGNTRFQTLAADNTRFQMLAAGNTRFQTLATDNTRFQTLATDNTRFQTLATGNTRFQMLAAGNTRFQMLAAGNTRFQTLATDNTRFQTLAAGNTRFQTLATGNTRFQTLATGNTRFQTLATDNTRFQTLATDNTRFQTLATGNTRFQTLATGNTRFQTLATGNTRFQTLATGNTRFQTLATGNTRFQTLATDNTRFQTLATGNTRFQTLATDNTRFRTLATGNTRFQTLATGNTRFQTLATGNTRFQTLATGNTRFQTLATDNTRFRTLATGNTRFRTLATDNTRFQTLATDNTRFRTLATGNTRFRTLATGNTRFQTLAADYTRFQAGTKGVIVVL, encoded by the exons ATGCTAGCTACAGACAACACCAGGTTTCAGATGCTAGCTACAGAcaacaccaggtttcagacgctagctacagacaacaccaggtttcagacgctagctacagacaacaccaggtttcagacgctagctacagacaacaccaggtttcagacgctagctacaggcaacaccaggtttcagacgctagctacagacaacaccag GTTTCAGATGCTAGCTGCAGACTACACCAG gtttcagacgctagctGCAGACTACACCAGGTTTCAGATGCTAGCTGCAGACTACACCAGGTTTCAGATGCTAGCTACAGAcaacaccaggtttcagacgctagctacagGCAACACCAGGTTTCAGATGCTAGCTGCAGgcaacaccaggtttcagacgctagctgcaggcaacaccaggtttcagacgctagctacaggcaacaccaggtttcagacgctagctacagacaacaccaggtttcagacgctagctgcaggcaacaccaggtttcagacgctagctGCAGACAACACCAGGTTTCAGATGCTAGCTGCAGgcaacaccaggtttcagacgctagctacagacaacaccaggtttcagacgctagctacagacaacaccaggtttcagacgctagctacagGCAACACCAGGTTTCAGATGCTAGCTGCAGGCAACACCAGGTTTCAGATGCTAGCTGCAGgcaacaccaggtttcagacgctagctacagacaacaccaggtttcagacgctagctgcaggcaacaccaggtttcagacgctagctacaggcaacaccaggtttcagacgctagctacaggcaacaccaggtttcagacgctagctacagacaacaccaggtttcagacgctagctacagacaacaccaggtttcagacgctagctacaggcaacaccaggtttcagacgctagctacaggcaacaccaggtttcagacgctagctacaggcaacaccaggtttcagacgctagctacaggcaacaccaggtttcagacgctagctacaggcaacaccaggtttcagacgctagctacagacaacaccaggtttcagacgctagctacaggcaacaccaggtttcagacgTTAGCTACAGACAACACCAGGTTCAGGACGCTAGCTACAGgcaacaccaggtttcagacgctagctacaggcaacaccaggtttcagacgctagctacaggcaacaccaggtttcagacgctagctacaggcaacaccaggtttcagacgctagctacagACAACACCAGGTTCAGGACGCTAGCTACAGGCAACACCAGGTTCAGGACGCTAGCTACAGAcaacaccaggtttcagacgctagctacagACAACACCAGGTTCAGGACGCTAGCTACAGGCAACACCAGGTTTAGGACGCTAGCTACAGgcaacaccaggtttcagacgctagctGCAGACTACACCAGGTTTCAGGCAGGAACGAAAGGCGTTATTGTTGTGCTTTGA
- the LOC127922907 gene encoding uncharacterized PPE family protein PPE21-like isoform X7 yields MLATDNTRFQMLATDNTRFQTLATDNTRFQTLATDNTRFQTLATDNTRFQTLATGNTRFQTLATDNTRFQTLAADYTRFQMLAADYTRFQTLAADYTRFQMLAADYTRFQMLATDNTRFQTLATGNTRFQMLAAGNTRFQTLAAGNTRFQTLATGNTRFQTLATDNTRFQTLAAGNTRFQTLAADNTRFQMLAAGNTRFQTLATDNTRFQTLATDNTRFQTLATGNTRFQMLAAGNTRFQMLAAGNTRFQTLATDNTRFQTLAAGNTRFQTLATGNTRFQTLATGNTRFQTLATDNTRFQTLATDNTRFQTLATGNTRFQTLATGNTRFQTLATGNTRFQTLATGNTRFQTLATGNTRFQTLATDNTRFQTLATGNTRFQTLATDNTRFRTLATGNTRFQTLATGNTRFQTLATGNTRFQTLATGNTRFQTLATDNTRFRTLATGNTRFRTLATDNTRFQTLATDNTRFRTLATGNTRFRTLATGNTRFQTLAADYTRFQAGTKGVIVVL; encoded by the exons ATGCTAGCTACAGACAACACCAGGTTTCAGATGCTAGCTACAGAcaacaccaggtttcagacgctagctacagacaacaccaggtttcagacgctagctacagacaacaccaggtttcagacgctagctacagacaacaccaggtttcagacgctagctacaggcaacaccaggtttcagacgctagctacagacaacaccaggtttcagacgctagctGCAGACTACACCAGGTTTCAGATGCTAGCTGCAGACTACACCAG gtttcagacgctagctGCAGACTACACCAGGTTTCAGATGCTAGCTGCAGACTACACCAGGTTTCAGATGCTAGCTACAGAcaacaccaggtttcagacgctagctacagGCAACACCAGGTTTCAGATGCTAGCTGCAGgcaacaccaggtttcagacgctagctgcaggcaacaccaggtttcagacgctagctacaggcaacaccaggtttcagacgctagctacagacaacaccaggtttcagacgctagctgcaggcaacaccaggtttcagacgctagctGCAGACAACACCAGGTTTCAGATGCTAGCTGCAGgcaacaccaggtttcagacgctagctacagacaacaccaggtttcagacgctagctacagacaacaccaggtttcagacgctagctacagGCAACACCAGGTTTCAGATGCTAGCTGCAGGCAACACCAGGTTTCAGATGCTAGCTGCAGgcaacaccaggtttcagacgctagctacagacaacaccaggtttcagacgctagctgcaggcaacaccaggtttcagacgctagctacaggcaacaccaggtttcagacgctagctacaggcaacaccaggtttcagacgctagctacagacaacaccaggtttcagacgctagctacagacaacaccaggtttcagacgctagctacaggcaacaccaggtttcagacgctagctacaggcaacaccaggtttcagacgctagctacaggcaacaccaggtttcagacgctagctacaggcaacaccaggtttcagacgctagctacaggcaacaccaggtttcagacgctagctacagacaacaccaggtttcagacgctagctacaggcaacaccaggtttcagacgTTAGCTACAGACAACACCAGGTTCAGGACGCTAGCTACAGgcaacaccaggtttcagacgctagctacaggcaacaccaggtttcagacgctagctacaggcaacaccaggtttcagacgctagctacaggcaacaccaggtttcagacgctagctacagACAACACCAGGTTCAGGACGCTAGCTACAGGCAACACCAGGTTCAGGACGCTAGCTACAGAcaacaccaggtttcagacgctagctacagACAACACCAGGTTCAGGACGCTAGCTACAGGCAACACCAGGTTTAGGACGCTAGCTACAGgcaacaccaggtttcagacgctagctGCAGACTACACCAGGTTTCAGGCAGGAACGAAAGGCGTTATTGTTGTGCTTTGA
- the LOC127922907 gene encoding uncharacterized protein LOC127922907 isoform X43, producing the protein MLATDNTRFQMLATDNTRFQTLATDNTRFQTLATDNTRFQTLATDNTRFQTLATGNTRFQTLATDNTRFQTLAADYTRFQMLAADYTRFQMLATDNTRFQTLAADNTRFQTLAADYTRFQMLAADYTRFQMLATDNTRFQTLATGNTRFQMLAAGNTRFQTLAAGNTRFQTLATGNTRFQTLATDNTRFQTLAAGNTRFQTLAADNTRFQMLAAGNTRFQTLATDNTRFQTLATDNTRFQTLATGNTRFQMLAAGNTRFQMLAAGNTRFQTLATDNTRFQTLAAGNTRFQTLATGNTRFQTLATGNTRFQTLATDNTRFQTLATDNTRFQTLATGNTRFQTLATGNTRFQTLAADYTRFQAGTKGVIVVL; encoded by the exons ATGCTAGCTACAGACAACACCAGGTTTCAGATGCTAGCTACAGAcaacaccaggtttcagacgctagctacagacaacaccaggtttcagacgctagctacagacaacaccaggtttcagacgctagctacagacaacaccaggtttcagacgctagctacaggcaacaccaggtttcagacgctagctacagacaacaccaggtttcagacgctagctGCAGACTACACCAGGTTTCAGATGCTAGCTGCAGACTACACCAGGTTTCAGATGCTAGCTACAGAcaacaccaggtttcagacgctagctgcagacaacaccaggtttcagacgctagctGCAGACTACACCAGGTTTCAGATGCTAGCTGCAGACTACACCAGGTTTCAGATGCTAGCTACAGAcaacaccaggtttcagacgctagctacagGCAACACCAGGTTTCAGATGCTAGCTGCAGgcaacaccaggtttcagacgctagctgcaggcaacaccaggtttcagacgctagctacaggcaacaccaggtttcagacgctagctacagacaacaccaggtttcagacgctagctgcaggcaacaccaggtttcagacgctagctGCAGACAACACCAGGTTTCAGATGCTAGCTGCAGgcaacaccaggtttcagacgctagctacagacaacaccaggtttcagacgctagctacagacaacaccaggtttcagacgctagctacagGCAACACCAGGTTTCAGATGCTAGCTGCAGGCAACACCAGGTTTCAGATGCTAGCTGCAGgcaacaccaggtttcagacgctagctacagacaacaccaggtttcagacgctagctgcaggcaacaccaggtttcagacgctagctacaggcaacaccaggtttcagacgctagctacaggcaacaccaggtttcagacgctagctacagacaacaccaggtttcagacgctagctacagacaacaccaggtttcagacgctagctacaggcaacaccaggtttcagacgctagctacaggcaacaccag gtttcagacgctagctGCAGACTACACCAGGTTTCAGGCAGGAACGAAAGGCGTTATTGTTGTGCTTTGA
- the LOC127922907 gene encoding uncharacterized PPE family protein PPE21-like isoform X3 translates to MLATDNTRFQMLATDNTRFQTLATDNTRFQTLATDNTRFQTLATDNTRFQTLATGNTRFQTLATDNTRFQMLAADYTRFQMLATDNTRFQTLAADNTRFQTLAADYTRFQMLAADYTRFQMLATDNTRFQTLATGNTRFQMLAAGNTRFQTLAAGNTRFQTLATGNTRFQTLATDNTRFQTLAAGNTRFQTLAADNTRFQMLAAGNTRFQTLATDNTRFQTLATDNTRFQTLATGNTRFQMLAAGNTRFQMLAAGNTRFQTLATDNTRFQTLAAGNTRFQTLATGNTRFQTLATGNTRFQTLATDNTRFQTLATDNTRFQTLATGNTRFQTLATGNTRFQTLATGNTRFQTLATGNTRFQTLATGNTRFQTLATDNTRFQTLATGNTRFQTLATDNTRFRTLATGNTRFQTLATGNTRFQTLATGNTRFQTLATGNTRFQTLATDNTRFRTLATGNTRFRTLATDNTRFQTLATDNTRFRTLATGNTRFRTLATGNTRFQTLAADYTRFQAGTKGVIVVL, encoded by the exons ATGCTAGCTACAGACAACACCAGGTTTCAGATGCTAGCTACAGAcaacaccaggtttcagacgctagctacagacaacaccaggtttcagacgctagctacagacaacaccaggtttcagacgctagctacagacaacaccaggtttcagacgctagctacaggcaacaccaggtttcagacgctagctacagacaacaccag GTTTCAGATGCTAGCTGCAGACTACACCAGGTTTCAGATGCTAGCTACAGAcaacaccaggtttcagacgctagctgcagacaacaccaggtttcagacgctagctGCAGACTACACCAGGTTTCAGATGCTAGCTGCAGACTACACCAGGTTTCAGATGCTAGCTACAGAcaacaccaggtttcagacgctagctacagGCAACACCAGGTTTCAGATGCTAGCTGCAGgcaacaccaggtttcagacgctagctgcaggcaacaccaggtttcagacgctagctacaggcaacaccaggtttcagacgctagctacagacaacaccaggtttcagacgctagctgcaggcaacaccaggtttcagacgctagctGCAGACAACACCAGGTTTCAGATGCTAGCTGCAGgcaacaccaggtttcagacgctagctacagacaacaccaggtttcagacgctagctacagacaacaccaggtttcagacgctagctacagGCAACACCAGGTTTCAGATGCTAGCTGCAGGCAACACCAGGTTTCAGATGCTAGCTGCAGgcaacaccaggtttcagacgctagctacagacaacaccaggtttcagacgctagctgcaggcaacaccaggtttcagacgctagctacaggcaacaccaggtttcagacgctagctacaggcaacaccaggtttcagacgctagctacagacaacaccaggtttcagacgctagctacagacaacaccaggtttcagacgctagctacaggcaacaccaggtttcagacgctagctacaggcaacaccaggtttcagacgctagctacaggcaacaccaggtttcagacgctagctacaggcaacaccaggtttcagacgctagctacaggcaacaccaggtttcagacgctagctacagacaacaccaggtttcagacgctagctacaggcaacaccaggtttcagacgTTAGCTACAGACAACACCAGGTTCAGGACGCTAGCTACAGgcaacaccaggtttcagacgctagctacaggcaacaccaggtttcagacgctagctacaggcaacaccaggtttcagacgctagctacaggcaacaccaggtttcagacgctagctacagACAACACCAGGTTCAGGACGCTAGCTACAGGCAACACCAGGTTCAGGACGCTAGCTACAGAcaacaccaggtttcagacgctagctacagACAACACCAGGTTCAGGACGCTAGCTACAGGCAACACCAGGTTTAGGACGCTAGCTACAGgcaacaccaggtttcagacgctagctGCAGACTACACCAGGTTTCAGGCAGGAACGAAAGGCGTTATTGTTGTGCTTTGA